TTCAAACAAGGTGGTATAGCCGCGCTCATACAATTCAAACATGGCGGCCTTTGGATAAGGCTTCACCGCTTTCTCTATCCGCCGCAGCATCTCCTTCAGATCAAAGGCCTTTTTCATTAGTAACAGAAATACAAACGATGTACCCAAGAGTGGCCCCACCCGGCCTCCCCGAAAGGGAGGAAACCCGTGGCACAAGGCCCGCTTAACAACGATACTTTAAGTAGATCAATAAAACAGAAAAACACTCCACCAAAGGAGTGCTTTTCTTTATAGTCTTTTCTTCTTTTCTTATTGCTCATTGAATATTGAACGTTGAGCATTGAACATTTCCGCTACTTCTTCTTTCATCATTCCTTGTTCCTTGTTCATTATTCTCCCTGGCCTTTGCCGCGCGGCCGCTCCCCTTTAGGGGGCCGGGGGCGTGCGGTGGCGAAGTCCTCCCTTCGGGAGGATTTAGGAGGGCCTTTTTGTTCCAAGTAATCCACATATTCTTTAGTTCCTAACCGGATAAATAGAGGCAGGCCAGTTACTTTCTGTATTTGTAGCTCTTTTTGGCAGAAGAAGGAGAGGTGCTGGGTGTAAAACTGTGGCGGAACGGTTTTTATATTAATAAAACGCACGGTGTCTTTTATGTAAAATGAAGTGGTTTGTGCAGCTGCAATGTGAAAAGACGCCCAAAAAACGACCGAGCCGATAAAGCTTTTACACATCTTAAATTATTTACTAGTAAATTTACGGCTCGATTTTTGTGGAACAAGGCGATTTTTTTTCGCCGCAACGAAACCTGGAGAACATGAGCCTGAATCAAAGTTTACAGCAAAAGCTGTTACAAAAACTGTCACCCCAGCAGATTCAGTTAATGAAACTGTTGCAAGTACCTACTGCAAATCTGGAAGAGCGGATCAAGGAAGAATTGGAGGAGAACCCTGCATTGGAACAATCCGACGACACTCACGACGAAAACTATAACGAGGATACAAAGGACGAGTTTGCAGATAGTAATGAAGATGAATATGGTGAAGATGAATTAAGTTCTGACGAACAGTATGACAATATTGACATCTCGGATTATGTATCTGAGGGGGATGACGATATAGCCGATTATAAACTGCGCGACGAAAACTACGGCGAGCAGGAAGAGAAACAAACACTTCCTTATAAAGTAGAAACTTCTTTTTACGAGCTGCTGGAAGCACAGCTCGGCATGTTAAAGCTAGACGATCAGGAATACAGAATAGCCGAACAGATCATTGGTAGTGTGGACGAGGATGGCTACCTGCGCCGCGAAACATCGGCCATTGTAGATGATCTGGCCTTCCGCCAAAACATCATGACCACTGAAGAAGAAGTAGAAGCCCTGATCAAGCGCATTCAACGCTTTGACCCGCCCGGCGTAGCCGCCCGCACTTTACAAGAGTGCCTTATCCTGCAGCTGCTTCGCCAAAAAGAAGAAGGAAAAGATGTGGATGTAGCCATTATGGCGTTAACCAAGTACTTCGACGAGTTTACCAAGAAGCACTACGAAAAAATACAGCGCGGATTGAACCTGAGTGATGAAGAACTTAAGGACGTTATGCACCAGATCACAAAGCTCAACCCTAAACCAGGTGGCAATGTGGGCGAGGTGAATAAGGCCGAAAGCTATGTAGTGCCCGACTTCTTTATTTATAATAACGCTGGTAAACTGGAGTTGACCCTCAACTCCAAAAATGCACCGGAGCTACGCATCAGCGAGGGCTACCGTGATATGTTGAAGGAGTATGATCGTGGCTCTAAAAAAGACCGTCGGCAGAAAGAGGCTGTATTATTTATCAAGCAAAAGATTGACGCTGCTAAATGGTTTATTGACGCTATCAAGCAACGCCAGCATACCCTACTTAGCACCATGACGGCGATCATGAATCATCAGTACGATTTTTTCCTGACTGGGGACGAGACCTCATTGAGGCCCATGATCCTGAAAGACATTGCCGAGAAAACAGGACTGGATATTTCCACTGTAAGCCGCGTAGCCAACAGCAAGTTTGTACAAACAGAGTTTGGTACCTACCGCTTAAAATTCTTCTTCTCTGAATCCCTTACTACAGAAAGTGGTGAAGAGGTATCTACCCGCGAGGTGAAGAAGATCCTAAGCGACCTGATTGAGGGTGAGAACAAGAAGAAGCCACTGAGCGATGAACGTTTAACAGAGCTTTTACAGGAGAAAGGCTACAATATTGCCCGCCGTACAGTTGCTAAATACCGCGAGCAATTAAATATACCTGTCGCCCGTCTGCGTAAGGAACTGTAAGTTTGCACCATGGTTACCAGTGAACAGTTACAGCCAATTACAGACCACCAACCGGGTACAGACCGGCCGGAATCTTTCCACCCGGTGTTACGTGTAGTGGCTAGAGTGATTTCTATTGTTTTTCATCCGTTATTTATACCAGTATACATTTCCTGGTTCTTGTTGTACAACACACCCTTGTTTCCCGGCTTTTCCCAAGGCGACAAGGTGATGCTGATGGTTCGCTTTTTTGTGATGTATACCGTCTTCCCGCTGGCCACCATTTTACTGGCTAAGGGGTTGGGCTTTGTACAGTCCATCTATCTGCGCACCCAAAAAGACCGGATTATTCCTTATGTAGCCTGCGGACTTTATTATTTCTGGATGTGGTATGTATTGCGCAACCAACCAGAGTTCCCAAAGGAGCTGGTTATGCTAAGCCTGGCCATATTTATTGCGTCCAGTGGCGGCCTTATTGCCAACAGCTATGTAAAGGTTAGCATGCATGCTATTTCTGTTGGTGTGATGATTGCCTTTATGTTCATCTTTTCATTTCTTACCGATGCCCACCTGGGTGTATATCTATCGGTTGCCCTCTTTGTGGCTGGTATTGTATGCACATCGCGTCTGATCAACG
This genomic interval from Flavisolibacter tropicus contains the following:
- the rpoN gene encoding RNA polymerase factor sigma-54 — its product is MSLNQSLQQKLLQKLSPQQIQLMKLLQVPTANLEERIKEELEENPALEQSDDTHDENYNEDTKDEFADSNEDEYGEDELSSDEQYDNIDISDYVSEGDDDIADYKLRDENYGEQEEKQTLPYKVETSFYELLEAQLGMLKLDDQEYRIAEQIIGSVDEDGYLRRETSAIVDDLAFRQNIMTTEEEVEALIKRIQRFDPPGVAARTLQECLILQLLRQKEEGKDVDVAIMALTKYFDEFTKKHYEKIQRGLNLSDEELKDVMHQITKLNPKPGGNVGEVNKAESYVVPDFFIYNNAGKLELTLNSKNAPELRISEGYRDMLKEYDRGSKKDRRQKEAVLFIKQKIDAAKWFIDAIKQRQHTLLSTMTAIMNHQYDFFLTGDETSLRPMILKDIAEKTGLDISTVSRVANSKFVQTEFGTYRLKFFFSESLTTESGEEVSTREVKKILSDLIEGENKKKPLSDERLTELLQEKGYNIARRTVAKYREQLNIPVARLRKEL